A region of Anolis sagrei isolate rAnoSag1 chromosome 2, rAnoSag1.mat, whole genome shotgun sequence DNA encodes the following proteins:
- the MBD4 gene encoding methyl-CpG-binding domain protein 4 isoform X1, producing MQVVADSDISDEHVMEDINKEKGEATAQEDVETKKEETEIIQCKEDEPAESLSTHLCHKGVPEGWERIIKQRQTGKTAGKYDIYFVSPQGKKLRSKRALLDYFKKNGETGLKLEDFDFTASVQKNKQRYKESSINPGRLKAERCVTRSQILDIGLQSSEGEEELQNEIVAFQTNAEDLGNISISLQTESTADDISKDHCFKSKEKVQIKKARNSSENRNLEDSPNKRQRAPSHKKHGVGNITKTRRKKEAYVLCMKDEMPLSQPELEPHVQPVASLLEHKSSTDCFNCDMGPSGTVTVAPNENLSGLEMHRNLMLPGNQDVKIALSMEVSQTCDERCFTSIKENHIRRRKTSPYFSSKLIKEAPSPPRRKAFRKWTPPRSPFNLVQETLFHDPWKLLIATIFLNKTSGKMAIPVLWEFFRKYPSPSVARTADWKEMSELLKPLGLYELRAKTIIRFSDEFLVKRWKYPIELHGIGKYGNDSYRIFCVNEWKEVQPQDHKLNIYHAWLQENYEKLNLHNST from the exons ATGCAGGTAGTTGCAGACAG CGATATAAGTGATGAACATGTGATGGAAGATATAAACAAAGAGAAGGGAGAAGCTACAGCACAAGAGGACGTTGAAACCAAGAAAGAAGAGACTGAGATTATCCAGTGCAAAGAAGATGAACCAGCTGAATCTTTATCAACTCATCTGTGCCATAAAGGTGTTCCAGAAGGATGGGAAAGGATAATCAAGCAAAGACAGACTGGAAAAACGGCAGGAAAATATGACATATATTTTGTCAG TCCACAGGGAAAGAAGCTAAGATCCAAACGTGCTCTACTAGATTACTTTAAAAAGAATGGTGAAACTGGTCTTAAATTAGAGGATTTTGATTTTactgcctctgttcagaagaataAACAAAGATACAAAGAATCCAGCATCAACCCAGGGAGATTAAAAGCAGAGAGGTGTGTCACTCGGAGCCAGATTCTGGATATTGGACTACAAAGcagtgaaggagaggaagaactGCAAAATGAAATAGTGGCATTTCAAACCAATGCTGAAGATTTAGGAAATATTTCCATCTCTTTACAGACTGAGTCTACTGCAGATGACATCTCAAAGGACCATTGTTTCAAATCCAAAGAAAAGGTTCAAATAAAGAAAGCTAGAAACAGTTCGGAAAATAGGAATTTGGAAGACAGCCCAAACAAAAGACAGAGAGCACCATCACATAAAAAACATGGGGTTGGAAACATTACAAAAACAAGACGAAAGAAGGAAGCATATGTCCTGTGCATGAAGGATGAAATGCCTCTTTCCCAACCAGAACTGGAGCCACATGTTCAACCGGTTGCAAGTCTCTTGGAACACAAGTCAAGCACAGACTGTTTCAACTGCGATATGGGTCCCAGTGGGACAGTCACTGTAGCCCCTAATGAAAACCTTTCAGGGCTGGAAATGCACAGAAACCTGATGCTGCCAGGAAACCAAGATGTAAAGATTGCTCTCAGCATGGAAGTTTCACAGACTTGTGATGAGAGGTGTTTTACTTCAATAAAAG AGAACCATATTCGAAGAAGGAAAACCAGTCCATATTTTTCCAGTAAACTCATCAAAGAAG CTCCAAGCCCACCTAGAAGGAAGGCCTTTAGGAAATGGACTCCCCCTCGATCACCTTTTAATTTGGTCCAAGAAACACTCTTTCACGATCCATGGAAGCTTCTAATTGCAACTATATTTCTGAACAAGACTTCAG GAAAGATGGCTATCCCTGTGCTATGGGAATTTTTCAGAAAATATCCTTCACCCTCAGTAGCAAGAACTGCAGACTGGAAGGAAATGTCAGAGCTCCTTAAACCACTTGGCCTGTATGAACTCAGAGCAAAGACCATCATCCGGTTTTCAG ATGAATTTTTAGTGAAGCGATGGAAGTATCCTATTGAGTTGCATGGGATTGGAAAATACGGAAATGACTCTTACAGGATCTTCTGTGTCAACGAATGGAAGGAG GTACAACCACAGGACCATAAATTGAATATATACCATGCCTGGCTTCAGGAAAACTATGAGAAACTGAATCTTCATAACTCTACATAG
- the MBD4 gene encoding methyl-CpG-binding domain protein 4 isoform X2, whose product MEDINKEKGEATAQEDVETKKEETEIIQCKEDEPAESLSTHLCHKGVPEGWERIIKQRQTGKTAGKYDIYFVSPQGKKLRSKRALLDYFKKNGETGLKLEDFDFTASVQKNKQRYKESSINPGRLKAERCVTRSQILDIGLQSSEGEEELQNEIVAFQTNAEDLGNISISLQTESTADDISKDHCFKSKEKVQIKKARNSSENRNLEDSPNKRQRAPSHKKHGVGNITKTRRKKEAYVLCMKDEMPLSQPELEPHVQPVASLLEHKSSTDCFNCDMGPSGTVTVAPNENLSGLEMHRNLMLPGNQDVKIALSMEVSQTCDERCFTSIKENHIRRRKTSPYFSSKLIKEAPSPPRRKAFRKWTPPRSPFNLVQETLFHDPWKLLIATIFLNKTSGKMAIPVLWEFFRKYPSPSVARTADWKEMSELLKPLGLYELRAKTIIRFSDEFLVKRWKYPIELHGIGKYGNDSYRIFCVNEWKEVQPQDHKLNIYHAWLQENYEKLNLHNST is encoded by the exons ATGGAAGATATAAACAAAGAGAAGGGAGAAGCTACAGCACAAGAGGACGTTGAAACCAAGAAAGAAGAGACTGAGATTATCCAGTGCAAAGAAGATGAACCAGCTGAATCTTTATCAACTCATCTGTGCCATAAAGGTGTTCCAGAAGGATGGGAAAGGATAATCAAGCAAAGACAGACTGGAAAAACGGCAGGAAAATATGACATATATTTTGTCAG TCCACAGGGAAAGAAGCTAAGATCCAAACGTGCTCTACTAGATTACTTTAAAAAGAATGGTGAAACTGGTCTTAAATTAGAGGATTTTGATTTTactgcctctgttcagaagaataAACAAAGATACAAAGAATCCAGCATCAACCCAGGGAGATTAAAAGCAGAGAGGTGTGTCACTCGGAGCCAGATTCTGGATATTGGACTACAAAGcagtgaaggagaggaagaactGCAAAATGAAATAGTGGCATTTCAAACCAATGCTGAAGATTTAGGAAATATTTCCATCTCTTTACAGACTGAGTCTACTGCAGATGACATCTCAAAGGACCATTGTTTCAAATCCAAAGAAAAGGTTCAAATAAAGAAAGCTAGAAACAGTTCGGAAAATAGGAATTTGGAAGACAGCCCAAACAAAAGACAGAGAGCACCATCACATAAAAAACATGGGGTTGGAAACATTACAAAAACAAGACGAAAGAAGGAAGCATATGTCCTGTGCATGAAGGATGAAATGCCTCTTTCCCAACCAGAACTGGAGCCACATGTTCAACCGGTTGCAAGTCTCTTGGAACACAAGTCAAGCACAGACTGTTTCAACTGCGATATGGGTCCCAGTGGGACAGTCACTGTAGCCCCTAATGAAAACCTTTCAGGGCTGGAAATGCACAGAAACCTGATGCTGCCAGGAAACCAAGATGTAAAGATTGCTCTCAGCATGGAAGTTTCACAGACTTGTGATGAGAGGTGTTTTACTTCAATAAAAG AGAACCATATTCGAAGAAGGAAAACCAGTCCATATTTTTCCAGTAAACTCATCAAAGAAG CTCCAAGCCCACCTAGAAGGAAGGCCTTTAGGAAATGGACTCCCCCTCGATCACCTTTTAATTTGGTCCAAGAAACACTCTTTCACGATCCATGGAAGCTTCTAATTGCAACTATATTTCTGAACAAGACTTCAG GAAAGATGGCTATCCCTGTGCTATGGGAATTTTTCAGAAAATATCCTTCACCCTCAGTAGCAAGAACTGCAGACTGGAAGGAAATGTCAGAGCTCCTTAAACCACTTGGCCTGTATGAACTCAGAGCAAAGACCATCATCCGGTTTTCAG ATGAATTTTTAGTGAAGCGATGGAAGTATCCTATTGAGTTGCATGGGATTGGAAAATACGGAAATGACTCTTACAGGATCTTCTGTGTCAACGAATGGAAGGAG GTACAACCACAGGACCATAAATTGAATATATACCATGCCTGGCTTCAGGAAAACTATGAGAAACTGAATCTTCATAACTCTACATAG
- the MBD4 gene encoding methyl-CpG-binding domain protein 4 isoform X3 has translation MQVVADSPQGKKLRSKRALLDYFKKNGETGLKLEDFDFTASVQKNKQRYKESSINPGRLKAERCVTRSQILDIGLQSSEGEEELQNEIVAFQTNAEDLGNISISLQTESTADDISKDHCFKSKEKVQIKKARNSSENRNLEDSPNKRQRAPSHKKHGVGNITKTRRKKEAYVLCMKDEMPLSQPELEPHVQPVASLLEHKSSTDCFNCDMGPSGTVTVAPNENLSGLEMHRNLMLPGNQDVKIALSMEVSQTCDERCFTSIKENHIRRRKTSPYFSSKLIKEAPSPPRRKAFRKWTPPRSPFNLVQETLFHDPWKLLIATIFLNKTSGKMAIPVLWEFFRKYPSPSVARTADWKEMSELLKPLGLYELRAKTIIRFSDEFLVKRWKYPIELHGIGKYGNDSYRIFCVNEWKEVQPQDHKLNIYHAWLQENYEKLNLHNST, from the exons ATGCAGGTAGTTGCAGACAG TCCACAGGGAAAGAAGCTAAGATCCAAACGTGCTCTACTAGATTACTTTAAAAAGAATGGTGAAACTGGTCTTAAATTAGAGGATTTTGATTTTactgcctctgttcagaagaataAACAAAGATACAAAGAATCCAGCATCAACCCAGGGAGATTAAAAGCAGAGAGGTGTGTCACTCGGAGCCAGATTCTGGATATTGGACTACAAAGcagtgaaggagaggaagaactGCAAAATGAAATAGTGGCATTTCAAACCAATGCTGAAGATTTAGGAAATATTTCCATCTCTTTACAGACTGAGTCTACTGCAGATGACATCTCAAAGGACCATTGTTTCAAATCCAAAGAAAAGGTTCAAATAAAGAAAGCTAGAAACAGTTCGGAAAATAGGAATTTGGAAGACAGCCCAAACAAAAGACAGAGAGCACCATCACATAAAAAACATGGGGTTGGAAACATTACAAAAACAAGACGAAAGAAGGAAGCATATGTCCTGTGCATGAAGGATGAAATGCCTCTTTCCCAACCAGAACTGGAGCCACATGTTCAACCGGTTGCAAGTCTCTTGGAACACAAGTCAAGCACAGACTGTTTCAACTGCGATATGGGTCCCAGTGGGACAGTCACTGTAGCCCCTAATGAAAACCTTTCAGGGCTGGAAATGCACAGAAACCTGATGCTGCCAGGAAACCAAGATGTAAAGATTGCTCTCAGCATGGAAGTTTCACAGACTTGTGATGAGAGGTGTTTTACTTCAATAAAAG AGAACCATATTCGAAGAAGGAAAACCAGTCCATATTTTTCCAGTAAACTCATCAAAGAAG CTCCAAGCCCACCTAGAAGGAAGGCCTTTAGGAAATGGACTCCCCCTCGATCACCTTTTAATTTGGTCCAAGAAACACTCTTTCACGATCCATGGAAGCTTCTAATTGCAACTATATTTCTGAACAAGACTTCAG GAAAGATGGCTATCCCTGTGCTATGGGAATTTTTCAGAAAATATCCTTCACCCTCAGTAGCAAGAACTGCAGACTGGAAGGAAATGTCAGAGCTCCTTAAACCACTTGGCCTGTATGAACTCAGAGCAAAGACCATCATCCGGTTTTCAG ATGAATTTTTAGTGAAGCGATGGAAGTATCCTATTGAGTTGCATGGGATTGGAAAATACGGAAATGACTCTTACAGGATCTTCTGTGTCAACGAATGGAAGGAG GTACAACCACAGGACCATAAATTGAATATATACCATGCCTGGCTTCAGGAAAACTATGAGAAACTGAATCTTCATAACTCTACATAG